One region of Ahniella affigens genomic DNA includes:
- a CDS encoding serine/threonine-protein kinase, giving the protein MNLEPVLNDAGVDEHTSDSRRLGPFRLLKRIGVGGYGAVYEALDERLNRTVAIKILHDPSPDARRRMLSEARASAGLEHPAFVKVLDVFESHSELALVMELVRGQTLSALREHGPLPLRRGLLLIRQIAVAMASAHAGGRVHADLKPANLMLSDNDQVRILDFGLARDLHPDSGPNPDSRDGSGTLAYMAPELLLGRGPHPGSDIYALGAIAAELMGQNRPYAELDGARLAHELIHGRRAPSAQLPEQAGPLRALIDHMCARVPEQRCATMTQVLAGIDEQLNALRTASDVRPPAPHRRHWPWLLTGVLVLAALWLGPLLTSGGTRWPDLSMQSDLDRAEQLLQAFDHQGHVAEAIALLESRLTAQPEHAASAANLAIAYCLRYASDDRDEAWLQRANTAADIALRADPQLARAQASKGWALEFQSRPAEALPFFQYALMLDPGDRYALLGQARAAARLGQDTLAAETLANAMQRHPKDRVFVDALGTWHFSHARYVEAESAFRQAIALDPLSVVSRSNLNAVLLRRDRPEEALAVLQDGLRLRPDGRLYSNLGTVLYALGRYAEATDAYRAAVSAERGSPNDYLRWANLADALRQLPGREQDALAAYRTTVSLLAPLLARNAEDVTLASRSALYRAKLQDCDASKQTAATVRAQPNLSVDVRFRLAQAAELCGAREQALADLVLASTQGLPLKTIAQEPELLALRRDPRYQTHILATFSPSASNEVRPNE; this is encoded by the coding sequence GGGTCGACGAACACACCAGCGACAGCCGTCGACTCGGCCCATTTCGCCTACTCAAGCGCATTGGCGTGGGTGGCTATGGCGCCGTCTATGAAGCGCTCGACGAGCGCCTGAATCGCACGGTCGCGATCAAGATTCTGCATGACCCGAGCCCGGACGCGCGGCGCCGGATGTTGTCCGAGGCGCGTGCGTCGGCGGGGCTCGAACATCCGGCATTTGTAAAAGTACTGGATGTGTTTGAGAGCCACTCCGAGTTGGCACTGGTGATGGAATTGGTGCGTGGCCAGACCCTCAGCGCCTTGCGAGAACATGGGCCATTGCCGCTTCGACGCGGCTTGCTGCTCATCCGACAAATTGCAGTCGCCATGGCAAGTGCGCATGCGGGCGGCCGAGTCCATGCGGACTTGAAACCAGCAAACCTGATGCTCAGCGACAACGATCAAGTGCGCATCCTGGACTTCGGCTTGGCGCGCGACCTCCATCCCGACAGCGGCCCGAACCCAGATAGCCGCGACGGCAGTGGCACGCTGGCCTACATGGCGCCGGAACTGCTTCTGGGCCGCGGCCCGCACCCGGGCAGTGACATCTATGCGCTGGGCGCAATCGCCGCCGAGCTGATGGGGCAAAACCGTCCTTACGCCGAACTTGATGGCGCGCGTCTCGCGCATGAACTCATTCACGGCCGGCGGGCACCGAGCGCCCAATTGCCTGAACAGGCCGGACCGTTGCGCGCATTGATCGACCACATGTGTGCGCGCGTACCGGAGCAGCGCTGCGCGACCATGACCCAGGTGCTCGCGGGGATCGATGAACAACTCAATGCGCTCCGCACCGCAAGCGATGTCCGACCGCCCGCCCCGCATCGGCGCCATTGGCCCTGGTTGTTGACCGGGGTACTCGTACTGGCCGCACTATGGCTGGGCCCCTTGCTGACATCAGGCGGCACGCGCTGGCCCGATCTTTCGATGCAAAGCGACCTGGATCGCGCCGAGCAGTTGCTGCAGGCGTTCGATCATCAGGGTCACGTTGCCGAAGCAATCGCGTTACTGGAATCCCGGCTCACCGCCCAACCTGAGCATGCCGCGAGCGCCGCGAATCTCGCGATTGCGTACTGTCTTCGCTATGCCAGCGATGACCGCGACGAAGCGTGGTTGCAGCGCGCCAATACCGCCGCCGATATTGCCCTGCGTGCCGATCCGCAACTCGCCCGCGCCCAGGCCAGCAAGGGCTGGGCGCTGGAGTTTCAGAGCCGACCAGCCGAGGCGCTGCCGTTTTTTCAGTACGCGCTGATGCTGGACCCCGGCGACCGCTACGCCTTGCTCGGGCAAGCCCGGGCCGCAGCGCGGCTTGGCCAGGACACGCTGGCTGCAGAAACCCTTGCCAATGCGATGCAACGGCACCCAAAGGACCGCGTGTTCGTTGATGCGTTAGGTACTTGGCATTTTAGTCACGCTCGTTACGTCGAGGCCGAATCGGCGTTTCGGCAGGCGATTGCGCTGGATCCGTTGAGCGTGGTGTCGCGCAGCAACTTGAACGCCGTGCTGCTGCGACGGGATCGACCCGAAGAAGCACTGGCCGTGCTGCAGGATGGTCTGCGCTTGCGTCCTGATGGCCGGCTGTACTCAAATCTTGGCACGGTGCTGTATGCACTCGGGCGCTATGCCGAAGCCACCGATGCCTATCGCGCCGCCGTTTCGGCGGAGCGCGGCAGCCCGAACGACTATCTGCGCTGGGCGAATCTGGCGGATGCGCTCAGGCAGTTGCCGGGTCGCGAACAGGATGCCCTGGCAGCGTATCGCACCACCGTGTCGCTATTGGCACCACTGCTCGCACGCAATGCCGAAGACGTGACGTTGGCGAGTCGCAGCGCCCTGTATCGGGCCAAGCTTCAGGACTGCGATGCGTCCAAGCAGACCGCCGCGACGGTTCGGGCCCAACCCAACCTTTCGGTCGATGTCCGATTTCGTTTAGCGCAAGCTGCCGAACTCTGTGGCGCGCGCGAACAAGCGCTCGCGGATCTGGTGCTGGCCAGCACTCAAGGCCTGCCGCTGAAGACCATTGCCCAGGAACCCGAACTGCTGGCGCTGCGTCGGGACCCGCGTTACCAAACCCACATCCTCGCCACATTCTCCCCGTCTGCTTCGAATGAGGTCCGACCCAATGAGTAA
- a CDS encoding tail fiber protein has translation MRWPVLPMPPAGPWPPGPRPPGPEAPIGTVCLYAGNLQALSAAANTAWKCPADSDAGTPSADAVAVADATDSGVPLLTEATAWLPCDGRSVLVRAFPGLHKVLGSLYGAVDADHFNLPDLRGAFVRGVDNGAGVDPDTAERYSADGQQTRYAGVGSLQCDAFQAHQHTYDTATGAAPGEGSGAFAVKATDTTKDPTSGRHSANETRARNMALNFIIRAR, from the coding sequence ATGCGCTGGCCCGTGTTGCCGATGCCGCCCGCTGGACCTTGGCCACCCGGGCCAAGACCTCCGGGCCCGGAGGCGCCCATTGGCACGGTGTGCCTCTATGCCGGCAATCTGCAAGCGCTGAGTGCAGCGGCCAACACCGCCTGGAAGTGTCCCGCTGATAGCGACGCCGGAACGCCATCAGCCGACGCCGTAGCGGTGGCCGATGCCACCGATTCGGGCGTGCCGCTGCTGACCGAGGCCACGGCCTGGTTGCCGTGCGATGGCCGCAGTGTGCTGGTGCGCGCGTTTCCAGGTTTGCACAAAGTGCTGGGCAGCCTCTACGGCGCTGTCGATGCTGATCACTTCAATCTGCCCGATCTGCGCGGCGCCTTTGTACGCGGGGTCGACAACGGCGCCGGGGTCGACCCGGATACGGCAGAACGCTATTCCGCTGACGGCCAACAGACTCGTTACGCCGGCGTCGGATCATTACAGTGCGATGCTTTTCAGGCGCATCAGCACACCTACGACACCGCCACCGGAGCCGCCCCGGGCGAGGGCTCCGGCGCGTTCGCGGTGAAAGCGACGGACACGACCAAAGATCCGACGTCGGGCCGCCACAGCGCCAACGAGACCCGCGCGCGCAACATGGCGTTGAACTTCATCATTCGGGCGCGCTGA